The genome window CATCGTTTCGTTTATACATAGCGCATTAACAAACAGAAATGATGACAAGAAACTTGAGTCAATTCGGGAAGAAGTGAAAAATCTTTGCAGACAATTCCCGCCGTATTAACTGACAGTTTATAGTTGATGGTTTATAGTGTATGGTAAAATTCCCACCAATTTTTTAGACTTATAATTCCTTCATTAAATAAATTAAAAGGGATTGAACTAAATCACATCTTCATGCGTCCATAATAATAAAAGAGTCCAAAATGATAACTGAAAAAGAAGATATTTATTACGAACTTCTTATCCTGCGCTGTAAGCGAGGAGAAACTGCCGCTTTGGAAGAACTAATTCATAACTGGGAAAGACGTCTTTTCTATTATGTTCGTAGACTCGTAGATAACGAACAGGATGCTTGGGATATTCTCCAAGAGATGTGGTTAAAAGTCATTGGAGGTATAAAATTGTTGCGTGAACCTCGTAGTTTACCTGCATGGTTATATAGAATTGCTCGAAATACAGCTATGAGTCACTTTAGATCTCAAAATAAGACATCTGTTTCGCTTAACGATAATAAAAACACTTCCTATGTTGAGGAGAACAACGAACATTTTCATTTTGAAAATGCAGAGCAAGTTCACTATGGACTTACTCAGATATCTTTGCCTCATCGGGAAGTTTTAACGCTTTACTTTTTACAAGACCTTTCCTTAGAAGAAATTGCTGAGGTCTTGGAAATTCCCTTAGGAACAATAAAATCACGGTTGTATTATGCTAAAAGTGCTCTGAGAACTGTATTAGAGGAGGAGGGAAGAAATGAATAATAAATCTCACCAATCTTTCCGCGACCAATTATTAGAAAGAGAACAATTAAATCCAGTTTACAAACAAAAATACGAAAAGGAGGTAAAAGCAATGATTGAACGGAAACTTACAGGCGTCAGAAAATGGTCACATATAATAGCATTAATTATGGGTGTTGGTTTTTTCATTCTTTTTGGTGTTTTGGCTGTGGTTATACCCAAAGAACTTCCAATATTGGCTCGTTTGGGTTTTGTTGCCAGCGCTATTTTCGGCTTAGCTATCGTCATAGTAGAAAGCCGAATACTCAAAAAAGGCACAATCAACTTAAAAGAAGATCCCATGACTATGGCAGGTATGGGTTGGGGATTCATTGTAATATTAGCAACTTTTGTTCTTGTTTTCTCAGGAAGATTACCAGATAGACTGGTGGCTGTTCAAATGCTTGCCTCTGTGCTTGTTTACGAAATAGCTGCTGCAGCTATGTTGCTTCGTGCTTTTATAGAACGGTCTGAATTGAAAACCCGCGAAAAACTTCTTGGAATTGAATATCGTCTTGTTGAAATTTCCGAGCAACTAAAAAAGAAATAGAACTAAGTCAAAATTCCCAACGCATTCCAAGATTGTTTCTTGTATCCCTTCTTTTACTCGTTTATAATGGCTCTCCACTATAGCTAAAAAACATTTATGATTAAATTCGAGCTGATCCATACGGATAAAAAAACAGGG of bacterium contains these proteins:
- a CDS encoding RNA polymerase sigma factor → MITEKEDIYYELLILRCKRGETAALEELIHNWERRLFYYVRRLVDNEQDAWDILQEMWLKVIGGIKLLREPRSLPAWLYRIARNTAMSHFRSQNKTSVSLNDNKNTSYVEENNEHFHFENAEQVHYGLTQISLPHREVLTLYFLQDLSLEEIAEVLEIPLGTIKSRLYYAKSALRTVLEEEGRNE